One Aliidongia dinghuensis DNA segment encodes these proteins:
- a CDS encoding RsmB/NOP family class I SAM-dependent RNA methyltransferase, producing MADSTLLTSTPVPTARGVAVDLLGAVLRRRRPLDDAIDEAPDLPSLSVRDRAFARLLVATVLRRLGQIDALISHCLATPLPPRAAQVHDMLRLGIAQLLFLRTPAHAAVATTVDLADARGFMTHKGLVNAVLRRLSQDGPGLVALQDAPRLNTPKWLWQAWSDAYGEDTARRIAEVHLREAPLDITARLDRAGWADRLDATLLPTGTLRRAAGGAIANLPGYSEGAWWVQDAAAAIPAKLFGEISGRRMVDLCAAPGGKTAQLVAAGANVTAIDRSPRRLDRMVNNLHRLSLKVETFSADAVSWRPPEKVWGVLLDAPCTATGAIRRHPDVPHLKTPDDVARLAAVQERLLTAAVDMLEPGGVLVYCTCSLEPEEGPQQVKKLLAKGLPIERKPVTADEVGGLAEILTPDGDVRTLPCHLAEYDGIDGFFAGRLVRTA from the coding sequence ATGGCAGATAGTACTTTGCTGACCTCCACCCCCGTTCCTACAGCCCGCGGCGTCGCCGTGGATTTGCTCGGCGCGGTCCTGCGCCGGCGTCGGCCGCTGGACGACGCGATCGACGAGGCCCCCGATCTGCCCAGTCTGTCGGTCCGAGATCGAGCGTTCGCTCGTCTCCTGGTTGCGACTGTGCTGCGCCGGCTGGGCCAGATCGACGCGCTTATCAGCCATTGCCTCGCGACCCCGTTGCCGCCGCGCGCGGCGCAGGTCCACGACATGCTGCGGCTCGGCATCGCTCAGCTCCTGTTTCTGCGCACGCCGGCCCATGCCGCGGTCGCGACGACGGTCGATCTGGCCGACGCGCGCGGCTTCATGACGCATAAAGGCCTGGTGAACGCGGTGCTGCGCCGTCTGTCCCAGGATGGCCCCGGCCTGGTGGCGCTCCAGGACGCGCCGCGCCTCAATACGCCGAAGTGGCTGTGGCAGGCCTGGTCGGACGCCTATGGCGAGGACACCGCGCGCAGGATCGCCGAGGTGCACCTGCGTGAGGCGCCGCTCGATATCACGGCGCGGCTCGATCGCGCCGGCTGGGCTGATCGGCTGGACGCGACCCTGCTGCCGACCGGGACGCTGCGCCGGGCCGCCGGCGGCGCCATCGCCAACCTGCCCGGCTACAGCGAGGGCGCCTGGTGGGTCCAGGACGCGGCCGCGGCCATTCCTGCGAAGCTGTTCGGCGAGATTTCCGGCCGCCGCATGGTCGATCTCTGCGCCGCCCCCGGCGGCAAGACCGCACAGCTCGTTGCGGCCGGGGCCAACGTCACGGCGATCGACCGGTCGCCGCGCCGGCTCGACCGCATGGTCAACAACCTGCATCGCCTGTCGCTCAAGGTCGAGACCTTCAGCGCCGACGCGGTCAGCTGGCGGCCGCCGGAAAAGGTCTGGGGCGTGCTGCTCGATGCGCCCTGCACCGCGACCGGCGCCATCCGCCGGCATCCGGACGTGCCGCATCTGAAGACGCCCGACGACGTGGCGCGGCTCGCGGCCGTGCAGGAGCGGCTGCTGACGGCGGCGGTCGACATGCTGGAGCCGGGCGGGGTGCTGGTCTATTGCACCTGCTCGCTCGAGCCCGAGGAAGGGCCGCAGCAGGTGAAGAAGCTGCTGGCCAAGGGCCTGCCGATCGAGCGCAAGCCGGTGACGGCCGACGAGGTTGGCGGTCTGGCCGAGATCCTGACGCCGGATGGCGACGTGCGCACGCTGCCGTGCCATCTCGCCGAGTACGACGGCATCGACGGCTTCTTTGCCGGTCGGCTCGTCCGTACCGCCTGA
- a CDS encoding MraY family glycosyltransferase, whose translation MSFTVVAELTFLCFVVSLVATGGVLWWLKHRQILDEPNHRSSHTNPTPRGGGLALVPILAVAWAGLAALGLAPLSTLPVIAVAVALAMLCWRDDRGGLPVLQRFGAQFVAILFGLLFVRGAGHVFQGLLPPVLDYAATALIWLWFVNLFNFMDGIDGITGGQTAAIGFGAALVAFVSSDPNSGALPLGLALGAAALGFLAWNWAPAKLFMGDVGSIPLGYLIGWLMLSMAGDGHWAPALILPLYYLVDATITLLRRAVRFERIWHAHREHFYQRAVQSGLGHGAVVLRILAADLLLVGLAVLGLDWPWIATILAIVVVGTLLWELGRRDAVTSEA comes from the coding sequence ATGTCCTTCACCGTGGTCGCCGAACTCACGTTTCTGTGCTTCGTGGTGAGCCTGGTCGCGACCGGCGGCGTGCTGTGGTGGCTGAAGCACCGCCAGATCCTGGATGAGCCCAATCATCGCTCGAGCCATACGAACCCGACACCGCGCGGCGGCGGCCTCGCCCTGGTGCCGATCCTGGCGGTGGCCTGGGCGGGCCTGGCGGCGCTCGGTCTGGCGCCGCTTTCGACCCTGCCGGTGATCGCGGTTGCCGTCGCGCTCGCGATGCTGTGCTGGCGCGACGACCGCGGCGGCCTGCCGGTGCTGCAGCGCTTCGGCGCCCAGTTCGTGGCGATCCTGTTCGGGCTCCTGTTCGTGCGCGGGGCAGGCCACGTGTTCCAGGGCCTGCTGCCGCCCGTGCTCGACTACGCGGCGACGGCGCTCATCTGGCTCTGGTTCGTCAACCTGTTCAACTTCATGGACGGCATCGACGGCATCACCGGAGGGCAGACGGCCGCGATCGGCTTCGGTGCGGCGCTCGTCGCCTTCGTCTCGTCCGATCCGAACAGCGGCGCCTTGCCGCTGGGCCTGGCGCTCGGTGCCGCGGCGCTGGGCTTCCTCGCCTGGAACTGGGCGCCGGCCAAGCTCTTCATGGGTGACGTCGGCTCGATCCCCTTGGGCTATCTCATCGGCTGGCTGATGCTGAGCATGGCCGGCGACGGCCATTGGGCGCCGGCCCTGATCCTGCCGCTCTATTACCTGGTCGATGCGACGATCACGCTCCTGCGCCGCGCGGTGCGGTTCGAGCGGATCTGGCATGCCCATCGCGAGCATTTCTATCAGCGCGCCGTGCAGAGCGGCCTCGGTCACGGCGCCGTCGTGCTGCGCATCCTGGCGGCCGACCTCCTCCTGGTCGGCCTCGCCGTGCTCGGGCTCGACTGGCCGTGGATTGCGACGATCCTCGCGATCGTCGTCGTCGGCACGCTTCTGTGGGAACTGGGCCGGCGCGACGCGGTGACCTCGGAGGCCTGA
- the purH gene encoding bifunctional phosphoribosylaminoimidazolecarboxamide formyltransferase/IMP cyclohydrolase produces the protein MTSQFDRPIRRALISVYDKTGLLPFARALAERGVVLISTGGSSKALADAGLAVTDVASVTGFPEMLDGRVKTLHPAIHGGILARRDLTAHRDALAKHDISEIDLVVCNLYPFEATVASGASWEDCIEKIDIGGPSLIRGAAKNHDFVTVVTDPADYETVLADLAANGGATTLKTRRKLAGMAYARTSAYDAAIAAWMAEERGETFPETLSIAGKRKQLLRYGENPHQEAAFYAIAKDTRPGVATATQLQGKELSYNNLNDTDAAFEAVAEFAEPAVAIIKHANPCGVALGTDLLDAYKKALACDPVSAFGGIIAVNRALDAATAEAVAALFAEVVIAPAVDDEAREILARKTQLRLLATGGMPDPAAGGMTFRSLSGGFLMQNRDAGRVSESSLQVVTKRAPTAAEMADLLFAFRVAKHVKSNAIVYAKGGATVGIGAGQMSRVDSSRIAAWKAAEAGVAAAGGDKGAKSPAIGSVVASDAFFPFADGLLAAAEAGATAVIQPGGSKRDAEVIAAADEKGLAMVFTGLRHFRH, from the coding sequence ATGACCAGTCAATTCGATCGCCCGATCCGTCGGGCGCTGATCTCCGTTTACGACAAGACCGGCCTTCTGCCCTTTGCGCGCGCGCTCGCCGAGCGCGGGGTCGTTCTGATCTCGACCGGCGGCTCGTCGAAGGCGCTCGCCGACGCGGGGCTCGCGGTCACCGACGTCGCAAGCGTCACGGGCTTCCCGGAAATGCTCGACGGCCGGGTCAAGACGCTGCACCCGGCGATCCACGGCGGCATCCTCGCGCGGCGTGACCTGACTGCGCACCGCGACGCGCTCGCCAAGCACGATATCAGCGAGATCGACCTGGTCGTCTGCAACCTCTATCCGTTCGAGGCGACGGTCGCGAGCGGCGCCAGCTGGGAAGACTGCATCGAGAAGATCGACATCGGCGGGCCGTCGCTGATCCGCGGTGCCGCCAAGAACCATGATTTCGTGACGGTCGTGACCGATCCGGCGGACTACGAGACCGTGCTGGCCGATCTGGCCGCGAACGGCGGCGCCACCACGCTCAAGACCCGGCGCAAGCTCGCCGGCATGGCCTATGCCCGGACTTCGGCCTATGACGCCGCCATCGCCGCCTGGATGGCGGAGGAGCGCGGCGAGACCTTCCCGGAGACACTGTCGATCGCCGGCAAGCGCAAGCAGCTCCTGCGCTACGGCGAGAATCCGCACCAGGAAGCGGCGTTCTATGCCATCGCCAAGGACACGCGGCCGGGTGTCGCGACCGCGACCCAGCTGCAGGGCAAGGAGCTCAGCTACAACAACCTCAACGACACGGACGCCGCCTTCGAGGCGGTGGCCGAGTTCGCCGAGCCGGCGGTTGCCATCATCAAGCACGCCAACCCGTGCGGTGTGGCGCTCGGCACCGACCTGCTCGACGCCTACAAGAAGGCGCTCGCCTGCGATCCGGTCAGCGCCTTCGGCGGCATCATTGCGGTCAACCGGGCGCTCGACGCGGCGACGGCGGAGGCGGTGGCGGCCCTCTTCGCCGAAGTCGTCATCGCCCCCGCGGTCGATGACGAGGCCCGCGAGATCCTGGCGCGCAAGACCCAGCTGCGCCTGCTCGCGACCGGCGGCATGCCGGATCCGGCAGCGGGCGGCATGACCTTCCGCTCGCTCTCGGGCGGCTTCCTCATGCAGAACCGCGACGCTGGCCGGGTGAGCGAGAGCTCGCTGCAGGTCGTGACCAAGCGCGCGCCGACCGCGGCCGAGATGGCCGACCTGCTGTTCGCGTTCCGCGTCGCGAAGCATGTGAAGTCGAACGCCATCGTCTATGCCAAGGGCGGGGCGACGGTCGGCATCGGTGCCGGCCAGATGAGCCGGGTCGACAGCTCGCGTATTGCGGCCTGGAAGGCGGCGGAGGCCGGCGTCGCCGCGGCGGGCGGCGACAAGGGCGCCAAGAGCCCGGCGATCGGCTCGGTGGTGGCGTCCGACGCATTCTTCCCGTTCGCCGACGGCTTGCTCGCCGCGGCCGAGGCCGGCGCCACGGCGGTGATCCAGCCCGGCGGTTCCAAGCGCGACGCCGAGGTGATTGCGGCCGCGGACGAGAAGGGCCTCGCCATGGTCTTCACCGGCCTGCGTCACTTCCGGCACTGA
- a CDS encoding KpsF/GutQ family sugar-phosphate isomerase: protein MSTLDVQAKVRFVLEREAAAIQAIRVDATYEAAIDTLLTCAGKVVTTGMGKAGFLARKFAATLSSTGTPAVFIHPAEAAHGDLGLIAEGDCIVAFSTSGKTLEIVELVELSRHLTSARVICITSHPESELRRLSDVVLDMGVIEEPCPLGLTPSASMAAMSAIGDALALTLMELKGITRRDYGLRHHGGYLGHKARLANDVE from the coding sequence ATGAGCACGTTGGACGTTCAGGCGAAGGTGCGCTTTGTGCTGGAACGGGAAGCGGCGGCGATCCAGGCGATCCGGGTCGACGCCACTTACGAGGCGGCGATCGATACGCTGCTCACCTGCGCCGGTAAGGTCGTCACGACCGGCATGGGCAAGGCCGGGTTCCTGGCGCGCAAGTTTGCCGCGACCTTGAGCTCGACCGGCACGCCGGCTGTGTTCATCCATCCGGCGGAAGCGGCGCACGGCGACCTGGGCCTGATCGCGGAGGGCGACTGCATCGTCGCCTTCTCGACCAGCGGCAAGACGCTCGAGATCGTCGAGCTCGTCGAGCTGTCGCGGCATCTGACGAGCGCGCGCGTCATCTGCATCACGTCCCATCCCGAAAGCGAGCTCCGGCGCCTGTCCGACGTCGTGCTCGACATGGGCGTGATCGAGGAGCCGTGCCCGCTCGGACTGACGCCGTCCGCCAGCATGGCGGCGATGTCGGCGATCGGCGATGCGCTGGCGCTCACGCTCATGGAATTGAAGGGCATCACCCGCCGCGACTATGGCCTGCGCCATCACGGCGGCTATCTCGGCCACAAGGCACGGCTCGCCAACGACGTCGAGTAG
- a CDS encoding heavy-metal-associated domain-containing protein, with amino-acid sequence MQSFTVTGMTCGHCVRAVTEAITRLDAAATVRVDLAAGRVETDSRLPRAALAGAIAEEGYDVASA; translated from the coding sequence ATGCAGTCTTTCACCGTGACCGGCATGACCTGCGGCCATTGCGTCCGTGCCGTGACCGAGGCCATCACCCGGCTCGATGCGGCGGCCACCGTCCGGGTCGACCTGGCGGCCGGCCGCGTCGAGACCGACAGCCGGCTGCCGCGCGCCGCACTCGCCGGCGCCATTGCCGAGGAAGGCTACGACGTGGCGTCCGCCTGA
- a CDS encoding transporter substrate-binding domain-containing protein, producing the protein MLKFAVTGVVLAAALAASGQGKKPAEPSVLLQIQQAGVLRIGTTGDYKPFSFKTPDGTLTGADIEMAKDLAATLGVRPEFVPTTWKTLLDDFKAGKFDVALGGITVNPDRAAAGDFSIPNVSDGKRPIVRCADKSKYTSLDAIDVPATRVVTNPGGTNDKFAHEHFTKAQIAVWPDNKTIFDQIVDNKADVMVTDGVEVDLQSKLHPGVLCPAAVTAPFTHFEDAYLLRKDKDLHAVVDGWMWQAIASGKWQKTYDAAMQ; encoded by the coding sequence ATGTTGAAGTTCGCAGTGACAGGCGTGGTGCTGGCGGCGGCCTTGGCCGCTTCGGGGCAGGGCAAGAAGCCTGCGGAGCCGAGCGTGCTCCTGCAGATCCAGCAGGCGGGGGTGCTCCGGATCGGCACGACCGGCGACTACAAGCCGTTCAGCTTCAAGACGCCGGACGGCACGCTCACCGGTGCCGACATCGAGATGGCGAAGGACTTGGCGGCGACGCTGGGCGTCAGGCCGGAATTCGTGCCCACGACCTGGAAGACGCTGCTCGACGACTTCAAGGCCGGCAAGTTCGACGTGGCGCTGGGCGGCATTACCGTCAATCCTGACCGCGCCGCCGCCGGCGACTTCTCGATCCCGAACGTGTCGGACGGCAAGCGGCCGATCGTGCGCTGCGCCGACAAGAGCAAATACACGAGCTTGGATGCGATCGACGTGCCGGCGACGCGGGTCGTGACCAACCCCGGCGGCACCAACGACAAGTTCGCCCACGAGCATTTCACCAAGGCGCAGATCGCGGTCTGGCCCGACAACAAGACGATCTTCGACCAGATCGTCGACAACAAGGCCGACGTCATGGTGACCGATGGCGTCGAGGTCGACCTGCAGTCGAAGCTGCATCCGGGCGTGCTATGCCCGGCCGCGGTCACGGCCCCCTTCACCCATTTCGAGGACGCCTATCTCCTGCGCAAGGACAAGGACCTCCATGCCGTGGTCGACGGCTGGATGTGGCAGGCGATCGCGTCCGGCAAATGGCAGAAGACCTACGACGCGGCCATGCAATAA